A section of the Ovis canadensis isolate MfBH-ARS-UI-01 breed Bighorn chromosome 1, ARS-UI_OviCan_v2, whole genome shotgun sequence genome encodes:
- the GHSR gene encoding growth hormone secretagogue receptor type 1 yields the protein MWNATRSEELGPNLTLPDLDWDAAPDNDSLTDELPPLFPAPLLAGVTATCVALFVVGIAGNLLTMLVVSRFRELRTTTNLYLSSMAFSDLLIFLCMPLDLVRLWHYRPWNLGDLLCKLFQFVSESCTYASVLTITALSVERYFAICFPLRAKVVITKGRVKLVVLAIWAVAFCSAWPIFMLVGVEHENGTDPRDTNECRATEFAVRSGLLTIMVWVSSIFFFLPVFCLTVLYSLIGRKLWRRRRSEVVVGASLRDQNHKQTVKMLAVVVFAFVLCWLPFHVGRYLFSKSFEPGSVEIAQISQYCNLVSFVLFYFSAAINPILYNIMSKKYRVAVFKLLGFEPFSQRKLSTLKDESSRAWTESSINT from the exons ATGTGGAATGCGACGCGGAGCGAGGAGCTGGGGCCCAACCTCACGCTGCCGGACCTGGACTGGGACGCTGCCCCAGACAACGACTCGCTGACCGACGAGCTGCCACCCCTCTTCCCCGCGCCGCTGCTGGCGGGAGTCACAGCCACCTGCGTGGCGCTCTTCGTGGTAGGCATCGCGGGCAACCTGCTCACCATGCTGGTAGTGTCGCGTTTCCGCGAGCTGCGTACCACCACTAACCTCTACCTGTCCAGCATGGCCTTCTCCGACTTACTCATCTTCCTCTGCATGCCCCTCGACCTCGTACGCCTCTGGCATTACCGGCCCTGGAACTTGGGCGACCTGCTCTGCAAACTCTTCCAGTTTGTCAGCGAGAGCTGCACCTACGCCTCGGTGCTCACCATCACCGCGCTGAGCGTCGAGCGCTACTTCGCCATCTGCTTCCCGCTGCGGGCCAAGGTGGTGATCACCAAGGGCCGGGTGAAGCTCGTCGTCCTGGCCATCTGGGCCGTGGCTTTCTGCAGCGCCTGGCCCATCTTCATGCTGGTCGGAGTGGAGCATGAGAATGGTACCGACCCTCGGGACACTAACGAGTGCCGCGCCACCGAGTTCGCCGTGCGCTCCGGGCTGCTCACCATCATGGTGTGGGTGTCCAGCATCTTCTTCTTCCTGCCTGTTTTCTGCCTCACTGTGCTCTACAGCCTCATCGGCAGGAAGCTATGGAGGAGAAGACGCAGCGAGGTGGTGGTGGGCGCCTCGCTCAGAGACCAGAACCACAAACAAACCGTGAAGATGCTGG ctgtagtggtttttgctttCGTCCTCTGCTGGCTGCCCTTCCATGTAGGACGATATTTATTCTCCAAATCGTTCGAGCCTGGCTCTGTGGAGATCGCTCAGATCAGCCAATACTGCAACCTCGTCTCTTTCGTCCTCTTCTACTTCAGTGCTGCCATCAACCCTATTCTCTACAACATCATGTCCAAGAAGTACCGAGTGGCAGTGTTCAAACTTCTGGGATTTGAACCCTTCTCCCAGAGGAAGCTCTCCACTCTAAAGGATGAAAGTTCTCGGGCCTGGACAGAATCTAGTATTAATACATGA